From a single Flavobacteriales bacterium genomic region:
- a CDS encoding 2-phosphosulfolactate phosphatase yields MADHSNNVDYKYRVEVCFTPGQYPLYAEDMGIVVVIDILRATSAMVAAFDNGVEKIIPVSTIEEARKFIGKPGYIAAAERDGEIVEGFSYGNSPLAYIDEDLTGKTIVMTTTNGTKAINLAMDARLLVIGSFLNLTALTDWLLQQNDNILLLCSGWKDKFNLEDSVFAGAVMDRLLESGKFGVEEDSSIAAKYMYLAAKENVMGILKAAPRRRRIDQLKMHADVKYCLTQDQCNVIPVLRNGELVRLETPVPA; encoded by the coding sequence ATGGCGGACCATAGCAACAACGTAGATTATAAATACCGCGTGGAGGTCTGCTTTACGCCGGGTCAATATCCGTTGTACGCAGAAGATATGGGTATCGTAGTGGTCATTGATATCCTGCGCGCGACATCTGCCATGGTAGCAGCCTTCGACAATGGCGTGGAAAAGATCATTCCGGTGTCCACGATCGAGGAAGCGCGTAAATTCATTGGTAAGCCTGGATACATCGCGGCTGCCGAGCGTGATGGTGAAATAGTGGAAGGCTTCTCTTACGGTAATTCCCCGTTGGCTTATATCGATGAAGATCTAACAGGAAAGACCATTGTTATGACCACCACGAACGGTACCAAAGCGATCAACCTTGCTATGGATGCACGCTTGTTGGTGATCGGTTCATTTCTGAACTTGACCGCATTGACCGATTGGTTGCTGCAACAGAATGATAATATTCTACTGCTCTGCTCTGGTTGGAAGGATAAGTTCAATCTGGAGGATTCCGTTTTTGCGGGTGCGGTCATGGATCGATTATTGGAAAGTGGTAAATTCGGGGTAGAAGAGGATTCGAGCATAGCTGCCAAGTACATGTACCTCGCGGCAAAAGAGAATGTTATGGGAATACTGAAAGCTGCACCACGTAGACGGCGTATCGATCAACTCAAAATGCATGCTGACGTGAAGTATTGCCTGACACAGGATCAGTGTAACGTTATCCCAGTGCTGCGCAATGGCGAACTCGTTCGCTTGGAAACTCCTGTTCCTGCATAA
- the gcvT gene encoding glycine cleavage system aminomethyltransferase GcvT: MKRTALSHVHEKLGAKMVPFAGYLMPVQYSGVNDEHVTVRQGVGMFDVSHMGEFIVRGPQALDLIQKVTSNDASKLTPGKVQYSCLPNNTGGIVDDLLVYHMKHKDDEHYVLVVNASNLQKDWDWINAHNTFDAQLENISDHMSLLAVQGPKATDTLKGFFTEDIGAMPYYTAMYAEMKGVGLVLLATTGYTGSGGYEVYVPNPNVEKAWNEIMEAGRPFDIKPTGLAARDTLRLEMGFCLYGNDIDDTTSPLEAGLGWITKFTKEFTNSKALKEQKERGVEKKLVGFELIDRGIPRHDHPVVDANGSVIGRVTSGTMGPTVQKPIGMAYVPTANAGVGSEILIDVRGKILKGVVVKLPFHIVS; this comes from the coding sequence TTGAAACGCACGGCTCTTTCTCATGTTCATGAAAAGCTCGGTGCCAAAATGGTACCCTTCGCCGGCTATTTAATGCCGGTGCAATACAGTGGCGTAAATGATGAACACGTGACCGTTCGCCAAGGAGTTGGCATGTTCGATGTAAGTCATATGGGTGAATTCATTGTACGCGGCCCTCAAGCTCTTGATCTGATCCAAAAAGTTACCAGCAACGATGCGAGTAAACTTACGCCGGGTAAAGTGCAATACAGTTGTCTGCCGAACAATACAGGTGGCATTGTGGACGACCTGCTCGTATACCACATGAAGCATAAGGACGATGAGCATTATGTGCTCGTTGTGAATGCATCAAACCTCCAAAAAGATTGGGACTGGATCAACGCGCACAACACCTTCGATGCCCAATTGGAGAACATTAGTGACCACATGTCGCTTTTGGCTGTACAAGGGCCCAAGGCAACAGATACATTGAAAGGATTCTTTACGGAGGACATTGGCGCAATGCCCTATTACACGGCGATGTATGCCGAAATGAAAGGCGTCGGTCTGGTGCTGCTAGCCACCACAGGATATACTGGTTCCGGTGGTTATGAAGTGTATGTACCCAACCCGAATGTTGAAAAGGCTTGGAACGAGATCATGGAAGCGGGTAGACCTTTTGACATAAAACCGACTGGATTGGCTGCACGCGATACGCTCCGATTGGAGATGGGATTCTGTCTTTACGGCAACGATATTGATGATACTACTTCACCGCTTGAGGCTGGTCTTGGATGGATCACCAAATTCACCAAGGAGTTCACCAATTCCAAAGCACTCAAGGAACAGAAGGAAAGAGGAGTGGAAAAGAAGCTCGTAGGGTTCGAATTGATCGACCGAGGCATCCCACGTCATGACCATCCGGTTGTTGATGCCAATGGTAGTGTTATCGGACGGGTCACTTCGGGCACGATGGGGCCAACTGTACAGAAGCCCATCGGTATGGCATACGTGCCAACTGCAAATGCAGGTGTTGGTAGCGAGATCCTGATCGATGTGCGTGGAAAAATATTGAAAGGTGTAGTTGTGAAATTACCTTTCCATATTGTTTCATAA
- a CDS encoding glycosyltransferase family 4 protein has product MLKILFIAAHRPDRSPSQRYRFEQFTPYWEKHGFSHRTAWLLDEADDKKFYASGNLAAKGAIFLKCLRRRAIHVREAKEYDLIFVQREAFMTGSTRFEKLLARTGVPMIYEFDDAIWHLDVSEGNRKLAWLKDPGKIAKIIPLATHVIAGNEYLADYARPFNPNVEVIPTVVDTERYVPLGYVPRPDGKIVIGWTGSHTSMAHLIQVIPMLRSLYAKYLNRIVFRVISDRAFEAPGLPIENILWNSITEPEDLAPIDIGIMPIPDNEWSRGKCGFKGLQYMGMGKAVVLSRVGVNVSMVNDGENGFLADSEDEWIEKLGQLIQDSDLRGRLGRAARSTVEQKYSVIAWRDRYLELFRTLIENKPSIS; this is encoded by the coding sequence ATGCTCAAGATCCTATTTATAGCCGCCCACCGGCCAGACCGGTCGCCTAGTCAGCGGTATCGGTTCGAACAGTTCACGCCGTATTGGGAAAAGCATGGGTTTTCGCACCGCACGGCTTGGCTTTTGGATGAGGCCGATGATAAGAAGTTCTATGCATCCGGAAATCTAGCTGCAAAAGGTGCGATCTTTTTGAAGTGCCTCAGGCGCAGGGCCATACATGTGCGCGAAGCAAAGGAGTACGATCTGATCTTCGTTCAGCGTGAAGCGTTCATGACCGGGAGCACGCGGTTCGAGAAATTGCTTGCGCGAACCGGCGTGCCCATGATCTATGAATTCGATGATGCGATCTGGCATTTGGATGTTAGCGAAGGGAACCGAAAGCTTGCATGGCTCAAGGATCCTGGTAAAATAGCGAAGATCATTCCACTGGCTACACATGTAATTGCTGGGAATGAATACTTGGCGGACTATGCGCGACCGTTTAATCCGAACGTTGAAGTGATCCCTACAGTTGTGGATACTGAACGCTACGTGCCACTAGGATATGTTCCGCGCCCCGATGGAAAGATAGTGATCGGATGGACCGGGTCGCACACCAGTATGGCCCACCTTATCCAAGTGATCCCCATGTTACGAAGCCTTTATGCGAAGTATCTGAACAGGATCGTTTTTCGAGTGATCAGTGATAGAGCGTTCGAAGCACCGGGGCTACCTATTGAGAATATACTCTGGAACAGCATAACCGAGCCCGAGGACCTTGCACCCATCGATATTGGTATTATGCCGATACCCGATAATGAGTGGAGCCGTGGAAAATGCGGGTTCAAAGGTTTGCAGTACATGGGCATGGGAAAGGCCGTTGTATTGAGCAGGGTGGGCGTTAATGTGTCAATGGTCAACGATGGTGAGAATGGTTTTTTAGCCGACTCTGAAGATGAATGGATCGAAAAACTGGGACAACTGATCCAGGATAGCGATCTTCGCGGTCGGTTGGGTCGGGCAGCGCGTTCCACGGTAGAGCAGAAATACTCTGTTATTGCTTGGCGGGATCGTTACCTCGAACTCTTCCGTACTTTGATCGAAAATAAACCATCCATTTCTTGA
- a CDS encoding polysaccharide biosynthesis protein: MVRQGLFPRWGVIVVDLALCLVALGVAYSLRFNFSIPQHELDLLWPVLPIFLLVRLVSFLIAGIHRVMVRHTNTQDARRIFLTVLGGSLTFLLIGAVRYFLVDEKYLLPLSIIAIDFMATAMLMISTRIVFKLLHLRAIGAGKEAKNVVIYGAGEAGLITKRTLERAGTLRYEVVAFVDDDTRKAGKLLEGATIFASNKLSRFLADKAVDEVIIAIGRPDPENRRKVVDAAMKANVKVLTIPPVNDWINGQLSAGQIQEVRIEDLLGRPVIHLDEADVIARFKGKRVLVTGAAGSIGSELVRQLAKLDVASLALVDIAESGLYDIEMELLRSGNIPGTQVIIADVRDELRMNRVFSSVRPQVVFHAAAYKHVPLMEAQPAEAVRTNILGTRNVAEQACIHGVEQFVLISTDKAVNPTSVMGASKRIAEMVIDSMASKPGAPQFITTRFGNVLGSSGSVIPLFRKQLAAGGPLTVTDPQVTRFFMTIPEACRLVLEAATMGKGREIYVFDMGEPMRIADLADKMIRLSGLEPGKDIEIAYTGLRPGEKLYEELLATTENTLPTHHPRILIGKVRPADPEQILLAVVQLTSLTDEGNNARIVAYMKALVPEYRSHNSVFSNLDAPSTKP; the protein is encoded by the coding sequence ATGGTAAGGCAAGGACTCTTTCCCCGCTGGGGTGTTATAGTGGTAGATCTGGCGTTGTGCCTTGTTGCCCTAGGCGTAGCGTACTCACTTCGCTTCAATTTCAGCATTCCCCAGCATGAATTGGATCTCCTGTGGCCGGTTCTTCCGATATTCCTATTGGTCCGGTTGGTCTCATTCTTGATCGCCGGCATACATCGCGTAATGGTGCGCCACACCAATACGCAGGATGCAAGGAGGATATTTCTGACGGTATTGGGAGGTTCATTGACCTTCCTCCTAATCGGAGCGGTGCGCTATTTTCTTGTGGATGAAAAGTATCTTCTACCGTTAAGCATTATCGCGATCGATTTCATGGCCACTGCCATGCTGATGATCTCCACGCGGATCGTTTTCAAGCTCCTACATCTAAGAGCGATCGGCGCAGGAAAGGAAGCCAAGAACGTGGTGATCTATGGAGCTGGCGAAGCCGGATTGATCACGAAGCGAACCCTTGAGCGCGCAGGCACTTTACGTTATGAAGTGGTCGCCTTTGTAGATGACGACACACGAAAAGCAGGGAAACTGCTAGAAGGAGCAACCATTTTTGCGAGCAATAAATTATCACGGTTCCTGGCTGATAAGGCCGTGGATGAAGTGATCATAGCAATAGGCCGACCGGACCCCGAGAATCGCCGAAAAGTGGTTGATGCGGCTATGAAGGCCAACGTGAAGGTCCTTACCATTCCGCCTGTGAACGATTGGATAAATGGTCAGCTGAGCGCTGGGCAGATCCAGGAAGTTCGGATAGAGGACCTTCTTGGAAGGCCTGTGATCCATTTGGACGAAGCCGATGTGATCGCGCGCTTCAAAGGCAAGCGAGTACTGGTAACGGGCGCTGCAGGCAGTATTGGGAGTGAGCTTGTGAGGCAATTGGCCAAATTGGATGTTGCTTCTTTAGCATTGGTCGATATCGCTGAATCCGGGCTGTACGACATTGAGATGGAATTGCTTCGTTCGGGGAACATACCCGGAACACAAGTGATCATTGCCGATGTGCGCGATGAACTTCGCATGAACCGTGTTTTCTCAAGTGTACGTCCCCAGGTGGTATTCCATGCGGCAGCCTATAAGCACGTACCGTTGATGGAGGCACAACCTGCTGAAGCGGTACGAACCAACATCCTAGGGACGCGTAATGTCGCTGAGCAAGCATGTATACATGGTGTAGAACAATTCGTTCTGATCAGTACGGACAAGGCCGTTAATCCTACAAGCGTCATGGGCGCGAGCAAACGGATAGCGGAGATGGTCATCGATAGTATGGCCAGCAAACCAGGCGCACCGCAGTTCATCACAACACGCTTTGGGAATGTACTTGGCAGTAGTGGTTCCGTGATACCGCTGTTCCGGAAACAGCTCGCGGCCGGAGGCCCGTTAACGGTCACCGATCCGCAGGTAACACGCTTTTTCATGACCATACCGGAAGCATGCCGGCTCGTATTGGAAGCAGCGACCATGGGTAAAGGCCGCGAGATCTATGTATTCGACATGGGAGAGCCAATGCGGATAGCTGACCTTGCGGATAAGATGATCCGGTTAAGCGGCTTGGAACCCGGCAAGGACATAGAGATCGCTTACACTGGATTGCGACCAGGTGAAAAACTGTATGAAGAATTACTGGCCACTACAGAGAACACTTTGCCTACGCACCATCCTCGAATTTTGATCGGAAAAGTGCGCCCTGCCGATCCAGAGCAAATACTCTTGGCGGTAGTGCAATTAACGTCGTTAACGGATGAAGGAAACAATGCAAGGATCGTTGCATACATGAAAGCCTTGGTGCCCGAATATAGAAGCCATAACTCCGTGTTCAGTAACTTGGACGCCCCTAGCACAAAGCCCTGA
- a CDS encoding four helix bundle protein, protein MASFKEMIAYRKGFEMSQLVYKLSKKFPKEETYSLTDQIRRSSRSVTANFGEGYRKRRYPAHFVSKMTDCDAENAETQVWLDHALACEYVTKADIAPILSLTEEVGKLLGHMIDHPEKYCIYPKKP, encoded by the coding sequence ATGGCTAGTTTCAAAGAAATGATCGCATATCGCAAGGGCTTTGAAATGTCTCAACTCGTGTATAAGCTGAGCAAGAAGTTCCCGAAAGAAGAAACGTACTCCTTGACCGATCAAATTAGAAGGTCATCGCGATCCGTGACCGCGAATTTTGGCGAGGGTTATAGAAAACGCAGGTACCCGGCTCATTTCGTATCGAAAATGACGGACTGCGACGCAGAGAATGCCGAGACACAAGTTTGGTTGGACCACGCGCTGGCATGTGAATATGTAACCAAAGCGGATATAGCACCGATCCTCTCACTGACCGAAGAAGTTGGCAAGCTCCTTGGACATATGATCGACCACCCCGAGAAGTACTGCATCTACCCGAAAAAACCATGA
- a CDS encoding acyl-CoA thioesterase, which translates to MKTPIQIRFSDVDMARHVHNAVYLHWFELARMALLREVVPPVNDWRTEGLILAHNEIDYARPVHLNDTIEAEAWCSKVGTKSFEISYAIHRIDNHAGICATGKCVMVSFNYVVNATIALPNDWRVALEKIVRK; encoded by the coding sequence ATGAAAACCCCTATCCAGATCCGGTTCAGCGATGTAGACATGGCTCGCCATGTGCACAACGCGGTCTATTTGCACTGGTTCGAGCTGGCGCGTATGGCACTACTGCGTGAAGTTGTTCCTCCCGTGAACGACTGGCGAACGGAAGGCCTGATCCTTGCGCACAATGAAATTGACTACGCGAGGCCTGTGCATTTGAACGATACCATTGAGGCCGAAGCATGGTGCAGCAAGGTCGGAACCAAGAGTTTTGAAATAAGCTATGCGATCCATCGCATTGATAACCATGCTGGTATCTGCGCAACCGGGAAGTGCGTAATGGTCTCTTTCAATTACGTAGTGAATGCTACCATTGCATTACCGAATGATTGGCGCGTGGCGCTGGAAAAGATCGTGAGAAAATGA
- a CDS encoding DUF4197 domain-containing protein: MKKIVAYIFCIALVACSPQELQSILDGTTTAALSNDEVISGLKEALRIGTERSVEKATGSDGFLSNSLIRIPFPPEAIKVKNTLLDIGLNKPVDDFELTLNRAAVEASKEAVPVFVDAITSMSIQDGFNLLKGGENAATNFLREKTATALTAKFAPVVHNATQTVDLTSYWTPLATTYNTTTLLTGGNAVDPDLDAYITTKAIDGLFILLADEEKKIRQDPLARTTSLLQKVFAQQ; this comes from the coding sequence ATGAAAAAGATCGTTGCCTATATCTTCTGTATCGCTTTGGTCGCTTGCTCTCCGCAGGAACTTCAAAGCATTCTTGATGGCACAACTACTGCGGCCTTGAGCAATGACGAGGTGATCTCCGGATTGAAAGAAGCATTACGTATCGGCACTGAACGGAGCGTTGAAAAAGCGACCGGAAGCGATGGATTCCTTAGCAACTCGTTGATCCGAATTCCTTTTCCTCCTGAAGCCATCAAGGTGAAGAACACACTGCTGGATATCGGATTGAACAAACCGGTCGATGACTTTGAGCTTACACTTAATAGAGCAGCTGTAGAGGCGAGCAAGGAAGCAGTGCCCGTGTTCGTGGATGCGATCACCAGCATGTCCATTCAGGACGGTTTCAACCTATTGAAAGGCGGAGAAAATGCAGCCACCAACTTCCTACGGGAAAAGACAGCTACAGCGCTGACCGCCAAGTTTGCACCGGTGGTCCATAATGCCACACAGACAGTGGATCTAACAAGTTATTGGACGCCTCTTGCAACGACGTACAACACCACTACCCTCTTAACCGGTGGCAACGCGGTTGATCCGGATCTGGATGCGTACATTACCACGAAGGCCATTGATGGACTTTTCATTCTATTAGCAGACGAAGAAAAGAAGATCAGGCAAGACCCGTTGGCACGTACCACATCGTTACTTCAGAAAGTATTCGCACAGCAATAA
- a CDS encoding nucleoside phosphorylase, which translates to MHPIVLTEPGVEIAPSELIINPDGSIYHIALRPDQIGDLVFVVGDQGRVELLSRHFEKVEHRVQNREFVAHTGVFNGTHVTALSTGIGTDNIDIVINELDALVNIDLEKRTPKSTQKSLRIIRLGTCGALQEDIPCDTRIVSAYGVGMDNVMHYYAYENTDDETRLLNDLIHTTEWPENLPLPYVAKADAKLVEALGHDNVVGITLTSGGFYGPQGRQLRAVPAVGDLNETLSAFSHEGLRVSNFEMETSALYGLGGMLGHRVCTMCTVVANRLRKEYSKDHHGAIDRMIKEALERATA; encoded by the coding sequence ATGCATCCCATAGTCCTTACTGAACCAGGCGTAGAGATCGCGCCGAGCGAGTTGATCATCAATCCGGATGGCTCTATCTATCATATTGCATTACGCCCGGACCAAATTGGAGATCTGGTCTTCGTGGTCGGTGACCAAGGCCGTGTTGAACTGTTGAGCCGACATTTCGAAAAAGTTGAACACCGCGTTCAGAACCGCGAATTCGTGGCTCATACAGGCGTCTTCAATGGAACCCACGTTACGGCGCTCAGTACGGGCATTGGTACGGACAACATTGATATTGTAATCAATGAATTGGACGCATTGGTGAACATCGATCTGGAAAAGCGCACACCGAAAAGCACGCAAAAGTCATTGCGCATCATCCGTTTGGGTACTTGTGGTGCTCTGCAGGAGGACATTCCATGTGATACTCGGATCGTTAGTGCGTATGGCGTAGGAATGGATAATGTAATGCATTACTACGCTTATGAGAACACGGATGACGAAACGCGCTTATTGAACGACCTGATCCATACTACGGAGTGGCCGGAGAACCTTCCACTCCCGTACGTTGCTAAGGCAGATGCGAAGTTGGTGGAAGCATTGGGCCATGACAACGTGGTTGGTATTACACTAACATCAGGAGGATTCTACGGACCGCAAGGACGTCAATTACGGGCCGTTCCAGCGGTCGGTGACCTGAATGAAACATTAAGCGCTTTCTCGCATGAAGGTCTGCGGGTCTCTAATTTCGAGATGGAGACCAGTGCTTTGTATGGCCTAGGCGGAATGTTAGGACACCGCGTCTGTACCATGTGTACCGTTGTAGCGAACCGTTTACGCAAAGAGTACAGCAAAGACCATCATGGTGCGATCGACCGTATGATCAAAGAGGCGTTGGAACGCGCAACGGCGTAA
- a CDS encoding FkbM family methyltransferase yields the protein MAFLRSFFKYFNIAVTKYSTLERLERLQKEVVGGVHYDRKKLERTGELIKSSRSQILQDIFVLHALNFQREGYFVEFGATDGKEKSNTHLLEKEFGWTGILAEPATIWHSALRSNRSCHIDTALVHASTGETVIFNQTEDPELSSIQGLEQENEHSNARKNFESYEVTTISLTDLLRKYEAPKIIDYLSIDTEGSEFQLLQAFDFGSYQFRVITCENNTDKNGVKSDKIEKLLGQHGYVKKYTELSQFDDWYILPDLLPKRKDQTKND from the coding sequence ATGGCATTCCTCCGATCATTCTTCAAGTACTTCAATATTGCTGTAACGAAATACAGCACGTTGGAACGATTGGAGCGATTGCAAAAGGAGGTTGTCGGTGGTGTTCATTATGACCGTAAAAAGCTTGAACGCACGGGCGAACTGATCAAGTCAAGCAGATCGCAGATACTACAGGATATATTCGTGTTGCATGCATTGAACTTTCAACGAGAAGGCTATTTCGTGGAATTCGGAGCTACGGACGGAAAGGAGAAAAGCAATACCCATTTGCTGGAAAAGGAATTCGGATGGACCGGCATTCTCGCCGAGCCAGCCACGATATGGCATAGCGCGCTCAGGTCTAACAGATCCTGCCACATTGACACCGCTCTCGTTCATGCCAGCACGGGCGAAACAGTGATATTCAACCAAACAGAAGATCCGGAGCTTTCCTCCATTCAGGGACTTGAGCAGGAAAATGAACACTCCAATGCCAGAAAGAACTTCGAATCGTATGAAGTAACAACGATATCGTTGACTGATCTGCTGAGAAAATACGAAGCACCTAAGATCATTGATTACTTGAGCATTGATACGGAAGGCAGCGAGTTCCAACTACTACAGGCATTCGACTTCGGCTCCTATCAATTCCGAGTGATCACGTGCGAGAACAACACGGACAAGAACGGAGTAAAGAGTGATAAGATCGAAAAATTGCTCGGCCAGCATGGCTATGTAAAAAAGTACACAGAGCTATCGCAGTTCGATGATTGGTATATACTTCCGGATCTGCTTCCAAAGCGTAAAGACCAAACTAAAAATGACTGA
- a CDS encoding GntR family transcriptional regulator, protein MTEPINKLIRTGVVQELTMLRSSSMGVYVGHDNDSEVLIPKEGNNVTFVRNGKLNVFVYRDANNRQIGSTKEPKLQLDEFAQLKITAVDKFGAYAHWGFDPSLIVPHSEQKRALEEGRWYVIRLTLNPETDRLYGTTRIEDHLDNTTLTVKEKDEVALMVFGKSELGFSVIVNNTHQGLIHSNEVFRPISIGDRITGYVKTIREDNKLDITVQAIGYRQFNDKNTELLAKRLQQTGILQLTDKSSAEAIYREFGISKKAFKKALGALYKERKVRIEEDGVIWIGDR, encoded by the coding sequence ATGACTGAACCGATCAATAAACTGATACGCACTGGGGTGGTTCAAGAACTGACCATGTTGCGATCCAGTAGCATGGGTGTGTATGTAGGCCACGACAATGACAGCGAGGTCCTTATCCCGAAAGAAGGAAACAACGTAACCTTCGTTCGAAATGGCAAATTGAACGTGTTCGTATACCGCGATGCCAACAACAGGCAGATCGGCAGCACCAAAGAACCTAAGCTGCAACTCGATGAATTCGCACAACTGAAGATCACCGCTGTGGATAAGTTCGGAGCGTATGCGCATTGGGGCTTTGACCCATCTCTAATTGTACCCCATAGCGAGCAAAAACGAGCATTGGAGGAAGGTAGGTGGTATGTGATCCGATTGACGCTTAATCCCGAAACGGATCGATTGTATGGTACAACACGGATCGAGGACCACTTGGACAATACGACACTGACCGTAAAAGAGAAAGATGAGGTAGCGCTCATGGTCTTTGGTAAAAGTGAACTTGGCTTTTCTGTGATCGTGAATAACACGCACCAAGGTCTGATCCACTCGAACGAAGTATTTCGGCCTATATCCATTGGTGACCGGATCACGGGCTACGTAAAGACCATTCGCGAGGACAACAAGCTGGATATAACGGTTCAAGCCATCGGATATCGACAATTCAACGATAAGAACACCGAACTCTTGGCCAAGCGATTGCAACAGACCGGCATCCTGCAATTGACCGATAAGAGCAGCGCCGAAGCCATTTACCGCGAGTTCGGGATCAGCAAGAAAGCCTTTAAAAAAGCACTTGGCGCATTGTATAAGGAACGAAAGGTGCGTATCGAGGAGGATGGCGTTATCTGGATCGGTGACCGGTAA
- a CDS encoding M28 family peptidase yields the protein MRGLHDPLNYTASDVIDDHAEIICELRSAISADSLKESLMSFLQFGTRNTFSDTASDVTGIGAAQRWAFDRFQQISEANDSRLIPAYIQFDNVDNQGVCGSANGLRNVIAVLPGRSVNEHRTIIIEAHYDSRCTDLCDLECDAPGAEDNGSGSVLVLELARTLSKYTFDNTLVFMLTTGEEQGLLGAKAMAQYCADKDVAIKAVLNNDVVGGIYCGNSSSPPSCPGPGAVDSLNLRIFSNGTAQFMNRGLARSIKLFYEEKLRTEVAVPTTIEVMNMEDRVGRGGDHIPFRQLGFTSVRFTAANEHGTGNPLSPGYTDRQHTSDDILGVDTDGDLVIDSFFVDFNYLQRNTLINGMTATLLALGPEAPEITLADEPTGLRVAIVPPSGCSTFRVAARRVNSPVEFTAVYLTTETSFLIPGLVAGSGYYICAAAIDDNGVTSSFSSELLAVSDADTPEAPMDDLPYGINCSAIGILDHSQPDPSVFMSCFPNPTSSNTTFVVVPLNGVKMEYARIIITDPLGRDLFILPVANRPGRQEVNVERDMEPGMYAYRLELDGRIIATNKLMVLR from the coding sequence ATGCGTGGCTTACATGACCCATTGAATTATACAGCCTCGGATGTCATTGATGATCACGCGGAGATCATTTGTGAACTACGAAGCGCGATCTCTGCGGATTCGTTGAAGGAGAGCCTGATGTCCTTTCTGCAGTTCGGCACGCGAAATACGTTCAGTGATACCGCGTCGGATGTCACCGGGATCGGTGCCGCACAGCGCTGGGCCTTTGACCGGTTCCAACAGATAAGTGAAGCAAATGATTCCCGATTGATTCCGGCCTACATTCAATTCGATAATGTCGACAACCAAGGCGTTTGTGGAAGCGCGAATGGTTTGCGAAATGTGATCGCTGTGTTACCCGGGCGATCCGTCAATGAACACCGTACTATCATTATTGAAGCGCATTATGATAGCCGTTGCACGGATCTCTGCGATCTGGAATGCGATGCTCCTGGTGCGGAGGACAATGGAAGCGGCTCCGTTTTAGTGCTTGAATTGGCTAGGACCCTCAGCAAGTACACCTTTGACAATACGTTGGTTTTTATGCTTACTACGGGCGAGGAACAAGGGCTTTTGGGTGCTAAAGCAATGGCACAATATTGCGCTGATAAGGATGTTGCGATCAAGGCCGTACTGAACAATGATGTGGTTGGGGGAATTTATTGTGGCAACAGTTCTTCTCCGCCAAGCTGCCCTGGACCGGGTGCCGTGGATAGTTTGAACCTCCGCATATTCAGCAATGGCACTGCACAATTCATGAATCGTGGCCTGGCTCGGTCGATCAAACTTTTCTACGAGGAAAAATTGCGGACCGAAGTTGCAGTGCCCACCACCATTGAGGTCATGAATATGGAGGATCGGGTTGGTCGAGGCGGAGACCATATTCCTTTCCGCCAACTGGGTTTCACCAGTGTACGTTTCACCGCAGCGAATGAACACGGTACTGGGAACCCTTTATCACCGGGGTATACGGATAGGCAACATACAAGCGATGATATTCTGGGAGTTGATACGGACGGTGACCTTGTAATTGACAGTTTCTTCGTGGACTTCAATTACCTCCAGCGCAATACCCTGATCAATGGGATGACCGCTACACTACTTGCATTGGGCCCAGAGGCACCGGAAATAACATTGGCCGATGAACCCACGGGATTGCGTGTCGCCATTGTGCCACCATCCGGGTGCAGTACGTTCCGTGTTGCCGCTCGCAGGGTGAACAGCCCCGTGGAGTTCACTGCGGTCTATCTAACAACTGAAACTTCGTTCTTGATCCCTGGGCTGGTAGCAGGAAGTGGCTATTATATCTGCGCCGCAGCCATTGATGATAATGGAGTCACCAGTTCGTTCTCGAGTGAATTGTTGGCTGTGAGTGATGCCGATACGCCTGAAGCCCCTATGGATGATCTACCATACGGAATAAACTGCTCTGCGATCGGGATCCTGGATCATTCACAACCTGATCCGAGCGTTTTCATGTCTTGTTTTCCGAATCCGACCAGTTCCAATACCACCTTTGTGGTAGTTCCATTGAACGGGGTTAAAATGGAATATGCGCGGATCATAATTACCGACCCGTTGGGCCGGGATCTATTCATACTTCCAGTGGCGAACCGGCCTGGTAGACAAGAAGTGAACGTGGAACGGGACATGGAGCCGGGTATGTACGCCTATCGACTAGAACTGGATGGCAGGATCATTGCGACCAATAAGTTGATGGTGCTGCGTTGA